The Methanococcoides methylutens MM1 genome has a window encoding:
- a CDS encoding DUF166 domain-containing protein: MTKIGVILRGKYGSRLVETVRSKTDMEVIVAEIPTYLPDFIDEPDEFFSTLDFDMKVFDADIIITYSLHPDITPEIARMAGRAGVRALIVPGGASKAPVKELEDISKEYGIFIEVDEICCNVESDPSTDDFTCFFGNPALDVEIKDGKVSKVNVIRGAPCGSTWYMAESLVGTPIEEAGPKAGLLVSQYPCRAVRGQMGGIHESSELHKQEIEAAIKRKLASSKN; encoded by the coding sequence ATGACAAAAATAGGAGTTATACTGCGCGGGAAATACGGTTCAAGGCTTGTGGAGACCGTGCGTTCGAAGACCGACATGGAGGTCATCGTCGCCGAGATTCCCACATATCTTCCGGATTTTATTGATGAGCCGGATGAGTTCTTTTCCACGCTGGACTTTGATATGAAAGTGTTCGATGCTGACATTATTATCACCTATTCCCTGCATCCTGACATCACTCCTGAAATTGCACGTATGGCAGGCAGGGCAGGGGTGCGTGCACTGATAGTGCCCGGGGGTGCCTCAAAGGCACCTGTTAAGGAATTGGAAGATATTTCGAAAGAGTATGGCATCTTTATAGAGGTAGATGAGATCTGCTGCAATGTAGAATCCGATCCCTCAACGGACGATTTCACCTGCTTCTTTGGAAACCCGGCCCTTGATGTTGAAATAAAGGATGGCAAGGTCTCAAAGGTCAATGTGATCCGTGGTGCACCATGTGGGAGTACCTGGTACATGGCAGAATCCCTTGTTGGCACCCCGATAGAAGAGGCCGGACCAAAGGCAGGCCTGCTGGTCTCCCAGTATCCTTGCCGTGCTGTCAGGGGGCAGATGGGTGGAATTCATGAGTCTTCGGAACTGCACAAGCAGGAGATCGAAGCAGCCATAAAGAGAAAACTGGCTTCTTCCAAAAATTAA
- the tmk gene encoding dTMP kinase, whose translation MKGKLITLEGIDGSGKSTITRFLNSHPAFSDAVFTREPTRSWIGDAVYKAIESDTDDLAELMLFTADHANHIATLIRPALEEGKIVISDRYSDSRYAYQGVTLRDRFENPMEWVQQIHEGWTVVPDLTILFDIDPEISVQRCGKRGEQTKFEKIDLLSGVRENYLRLAEKEPERFVIIDTDRELKEIENDVLQAITSIIES comes from the coding sequence ATGAAAGGAAAGCTCATAACACTGGAAGGCATCGATGGATCCGGGAAATCCACGATCACCCGTTTTTTGAACTCACATCCTGCCTTTTCAGATGCAGTGTTCACAAGGGAACCTACCCGAAGCTGGATAGGTGACGCCGTCTACAAAGCCATCGAATCCGATACAGATGACCTTGCAGAACTGATGCTCTTCACTGCAGACCATGCGAACCATATCGCAACCCTGATACGCCCTGCACTTGAGGAGGGGAAGATCGTCATCTCGGACAGGTATTCGGACAGCAGGTATGCATACCAGGGCGTGACCCTCAGGGACAGGTTCGAGAACCCAATGGAATGGGTACAGCAGATCCATGAAGGATGGACGGTAGTCCCGGACCTTACGATACTCTTTGACATCGATCCGGAAATATCGGTTCAGCGATGTGGTAAAAGAGGGGAACAGACAAAGTTCGAGAAGATCGACCTTCTAAGCGGTGTAAGAGAGAACTACCTCAGGCTTGCAGAGAAAGAGCCGGAAAGGTTCGTAATAATAGATACTGATAGGGAATTAAAAGAAATAGAGAACGATGTGTTGCAGGCAATCACATCGATCATTGAAAGTTAA
- the nadA gene encoding quinolinate synthase NadA, translated as MKNEKSSDHMQDRQTIINKIKSLKKERNAVILAHCYARNEVQDIADFVGDSLGLSQEAVDQDADVIVFCGVSFMAESAAVLSPEKTVLMPDADANCPMAAMVDVPSLREMKKEHPDAMVVCYVNTRADVKAESDICCTSANAVEVVNSLDADEIIFVPDKNLAAYVAEHTDKKIIPWNGYCPVHNQILEEDVILAANDHPDAEILAHPECRSKVLEDSDHVFSTTGMLNYVKDSSCNEFIISTEQGIMHQLEVENPEKKFYPVSKFAFCSDMKMINLEAVLRSLESMEHVVTVPEDIRLGAKRSLDRMLEVRRSR; from the coding sequence ATGAAAAATGAAAAATCAAGTGATCATATGCAGGACAGGCAAACCATCATCAATAAGATCAAATCGTTGAAAAAAGAGCGCAATGCTGTGATCCTGGCTCACTGCTATGCACGCAATGAGGTCCAGGACATTGCAGACTTCGTAGGTGACTCCCTCGGCTTAAGCCAGGAGGCGGTCGATCAGGATGCTGATGTGATCGTATTCTGTGGTGTAAGTTTCATGGCTGAAAGCGCTGCAGTCCTTTCCCCTGAAAAAACGGTACTCATGCCGGATGCGGATGCGAATTGCCCCATGGCAGCCATGGTGGATGTACCCTCACTTCGTGAAATGAAGAAAGAACATCCTGATGCAATGGTGGTCTGCTATGTGAACACCAGGGCTGATGTAAAGGCTGAAAGTGATATCTGCTGTACATCAGCAAATGCGGTGGAGGTTGTGAACTCACTGGATGCGGATGAGATCATCTTTGTTCCTGACAAGAACCTTGCAGCTTATGTGGCAGAGCATACGGACAAGAAGATCATTCCCTGGAACGGTTACTGCCCTGTACACAACCAGATACTTGAGGAAGACGTTATTCTGGCCGCGAACGACCATCCGGATGCAGAGATCCTGGCACACCCCGAATGCCGCTCTAAGGTCCTTGAGGATTCAGATCATGTGTTCAGCACCACAGGTATGCTGAATTATGTAAAGGATTCCTCATGCAATGAATTTATTATTTCCACAGAGCAGGGAATAATGCACCAGCTGGAAGTTGAGAACCCCGAAAAGAAGTTCTATCCTGTTTCAAAATTTGCTTTCTGCTCTGACATGAAAATGATAAACCTGGAAGCAGTACTGCGTTCACTTGAGAGCATGGAACATGTGGTAACTGTTCCGGAAGACATTCGCCTGGGTGCAAAAAGGTCTCTTGACCGTATGTTAGAGGTCAGGCGTAGCAGGTAA
- the nadC gene encoding carboxylating nicotinate-nucleotide diphosphorylase, translating to MILNCEIERFISEDLGANDISCTLVPEKEVSARIFTKEDCVVAGTEVAQKIMEYFGIQANAKVVDGDEIKAGDAIFEVTGNSVSVLRAERLVLNFLGHLTGIATQTHKYVEMVRQYSDVKVAGTRKTTPGIRKFEKLAIIAGGGDPHRFDLSDAIMIKDNHRNAMGLENAIEAARRMAGFTQKIDVEVETAEDAVTAARMGVDIIMFDNMPPGQVIRTLEELKHEGVRDDVIIEVSGGINLSNISEYAKTGVDVISVGSLVHKAEWTDVSLEFMNIDS from the coding sequence ATGATACTGAACTGTGAGATAGAACGATTCATCAGTGAAGATCTGGGAGCTAACGACATATCCTGCACCCTTGTGCCTGAAAAAGAGGTTAGTGCAAGGATCTTTACGAAAGAGGATTGTGTTGTCGCAGGGACAGAAGTTGCACAGAAGATAATGGAATACTTCGGGATCCAGGCAAATGCAAAAGTAGTTGACGGGGACGAGATAAAAGCAGGGGATGCAATATTTGAAGTAACCGGAAATTCCGTATCCGTACTGCGTGCCGAGCGCCTTGTACTGAACTTCCTGGGGCACCTTACCGGAATTGCAACACAGACACATAAATATGTGGAAATGGTCAGACAATATTCGGATGTAAAGGTAGCCGGAACCAGGAAAACAACCCCAGGTATCCGAAAGTTCGAAAAGCTTGCCATCATTGCAGGAGGAGGGGACCCTCACAGGTTCGACCTCTCAGATGCGATCATGATCAAGGACAACCACAGGAACGCCATGGGACTTGAGAATGCCATCGAAGCTGCCAGAAGAATGGCTGGCTTCACACAGAAGATCGACGTGGAAGTTGAGACAGCAGAAGATGCAGTCACAGCAGCACGAATGGGTGTTGACATCATCATGTTCGATAACATGCCCCCAGGTCAGGTGATCCGAACGTTGGAAGAACTGAAGCACGAAGGTGTCAGGGATGACGTTATCATTGAGGTTTCCGGAGGCATAAACCTGAGCAACATCTCAGAATATGCCAAGACCGGTGTTGATGTGATATCTGTGGGTTCACTGGTCCACAAAGCGGAATGGACCGACGTCAGTCTTGAATTCATGAACATTGATAGTTAA
- a CDS encoding aspartate dehydrogenase: protein MLKIGVFGCGAIGAELCKAIDSGHIDVELYAIYDRHEQATVDLKDKLRNTDPKVLEIVDMVKHVDLVVECASQQAVYEVVPAALHAKCDVMSISVGAFADQNLLKTTTDLAKEYNCKVYLPSGAIAGLDGLKSASSTSIYSVTLTTEKHPRSLAGAPYIIQNNIDLDAITGKTVIFEGMATEAVKAFPANVNVAASLSLAGIGFEKTKVKIIANPALSRNIHEINVEGEFGSFTTRVENVPSPTNPKTSYLAALSAISTLKKIADPLQVGT, encoded by the coding sequence ATGCTAAAGATCGGAGTGTTCGGATGTGGTGCTATCGGTGCCGAACTTTGCAAAGCTATCGATTCAGGCCACATTGATGTCGAACTATATGCAATATATGACCGACACGAACAGGCAACAGTTGATTTGAAAGACAAGCTCAGGAACACTGATCCGAAAGTTCTTGAGATCGTAGATATGGTAAAGCACGTTGACCTTGTGGTAGAGTGCGCTTCGCAGCAGGCTGTCTATGAGGTTGTTCCTGCTGCCCTCCATGCAAAATGTGATGTCATGTCCATAAGTGTGGGGGCTTTTGCTGACCAGAACCTTCTGAAGACCACAACTGACCTTGCAAAGGAGTATAACTGCAAGGTGTATCTTCCTTCCGGAGCTATCGCAGGTCTTGATGGTCTCAAATCTGCATCTTCAACCAGCATCTATTCAGTTACCCTGACAACCGAGAAGCATCCAAGAAGCCTTGCAGGAGCACCTTATATCATCCAGAACAACATTGACCTGGATGCCATAACAGGAAAGACCGTTATATTCGAGGGAATGGCAACCGAAGCCGTCAAAGCTTTCCCTGCCAATGTCAATGTTGCAGCATCCCTCAGCCTTGCCGGTATCGGATTTGAAAAGACAAAAGTAAAGATCATTGCAAATCCCGCTCTTTCAAGGAATATTCATGAAATTAACGTGGAAGGTGAATTTGGAAGTTTCACAACCCGTGTGGAAAATGTCCCTTCACCGACAAATCCGAAAACAAGTTACCTGGCGGCCCTGTCAGCGATCTCCACTTTGAAGAAGATCGCAGATCCTCTTCAGGTAGGTACATAA
- a CDS encoding CDC48 family AAA ATPase, with protein sequence MSEDLIVRVAEANHRDAGRGIARLSNELMQKVGAVSGDIIEIKSKTKKRTYARVLPANLDDEGKSIIRIDGNLRSNARVGIDDQVSVRRVIEKEAEKITLAPTRAFPQERLSRSIHRNLEGRPLEKGQKIRIETVNNPITLIVRSTVPQGPVVVSRTTHIVMDKPTAETDASEEVSYEDIGGLKRELGLMREMIELPLRHPELFDKLGVDPPKGVLLYGPPGTGKTMIAKAVASESEANFIPISGPEIISKYYGESEQKLREIFEGAEKEGPSIIFIDEIDSIAPKRDDVVGEVERRVVAQLLSLMDGLKSRGKVIVIAATNRPNSIDQALRRGGRFDREIEIGIPDRSGRLQILYVHTRGMPIEKGMRLDMIADMTHGFVGADLSSLCKEAAMHALRRMLPMISIEEEIPPEIMEQLEVTEADFLDAHRNIEPSALREVFVEVPHVTWDDIGGLDQVKQELIEAVEWPLKYPEMFESINTAPPRGILLFGPPGTGKTLLAKAVANESEANFISIKGPELLSKFVGESEKAVRETFRKAKQASPTVIFFDELDSMVPKRGMGFDSQATERVVSQILTEIDGIEEMKDIVIVAATNRPDIIDPALLRPGRFDRLIYVKSPEKEERNRIFNIHLEGKPLSEDISISELADMAEGYVGADIQAVCREAAMMALRENIRPKMTKEEVHEAASGIVLQRSHFRKALSRVRPSTSGSEMEIYVETARMFSRSPTSEDSSN encoded by the coding sequence ATGTCAGAAGACCTTATTGTCCGTGTTGCAGAAGCAAACCATCGTGATGCAGGAAGAGGCATCGCCAGACTTTCCAATGAACTTATGCAGAAGGTCGGTGCAGTAAGTGGTGACATTATCGAGATCAAGAGTAAGACCAAGAAAAGGACCTATGCGAGGGTCCTGCCTGCAAATCTTGATGATGAAGGAAAGAGCATAATCCGCATCGACGGTAACCTGAGAAGCAATGCAAGGGTAGGGATAGATGACCAGGTCTCCGTCAGGAGAGTCATTGAGAAGGAAGCTGAAAAAATAACCCTTGCACCTACACGAGCCTTCCCCCAGGAAAGGCTATCACGCTCCATACACCGTAATCTGGAAGGGCGGCCTCTGGAAAAAGGCCAGAAGATAAGGATAGAGACCGTTAACAATCCCATCACTCTGATAGTCAGATCCACTGTTCCCCAGGGTCCTGTGGTTGTAAGCCGCACAACTCACATAGTGATGGATAAGCCAACTGCAGAAACGGATGCCAGTGAAGAAGTATCCTATGAGGATATCGGTGGCCTGAAGAGGGAACTGGGACTGATGCGTGAAATGATAGAGCTCCCACTGCGTCATCCGGAGCTATTTGACAAGCTCGGCGTGGACCCTCCAAAAGGTGTACTGCTCTACGGGCCTCCCGGAACAGGCAAGACAATGATAGCAAAAGCTGTTGCAAGCGAAAGTGAGGCAAACTTCATACCGATCAGTGGTCCCGAGATCATATCAAAATACTACGGGGAAAGTGAGCAGAAGCTACGTGAGATATTCGAAGGTGCGGAAAAGGAAGGACCATCCATCATCTTCATCGACGAGATCGATTCCATCGCTCCGAAAAGGGACGATGTTGTGGGAGAAGTGGAAAGAAGAGTCGTTGCCCAGTTGCTTTCACTGATGGACGGTTTGAAGAGCAGAGGGAAGGTTATAGTCATAGCAGCCACCAACCGACCGAATTCCATTGACCAGGCATTGCGCCGCGGAGGACGTTTCGACCGGGAGATCGAGATAGGGATCCCGGACAGGAGTGGAAGGCTGCAGATACTTTACGTTCACACCAGGGGAATGCCAATAGAAAAGGGCATGCGTCTCGATATGATCGCTGACATGACCCACGGTTTCGTAGGTGCAGACCTCTCATCGCTGTGCAAGGAAGCAGCAATGCATGCCCTTCGCAGGATGCTGCCCATGATAAGCATTGAAGAGGAGATCCCGCCTGAGATAATGGAACAGCTGGAAGTCACTGAAGCTGATTTTCTTGATGCTCACCGGAACATCGAACCATCTGCACTAAGGGAAGTGTTTGTGGAGGTCCCGCATGTCACATGGGATGACATCGGCGGATTGGATCAGGTAAAACAGGAACTCATCGAGGCTGTGGAATGGCCGCTGAAATACCCGGAGATGTTCGAAAGCATCAACACTGCCCCTCCAAGGGGAATCCTGCTTTTCGGACCGCCGGGAACCGGGAAGACACTCCTTGCAAAGGCTGTGGCAAACGAAAGTGAGGCAAATTTCATCAGCATCAAGGGACCCGAACTTCTCAGCAAGTTCGTGGGAGAGTCCGAGAAGGCAGTAAGGGAGACGTTCAGGAAAGCAAAACAGGCATCTCCAACGGTTATTTTCTTCGACGAACTTGATTCAATGGTCCCAAAGAGGGGAATGGGATTTGATTCACAGGCAACAGAACGTGTTGTCAGCCAGATACTCACCGAAATCGACGGCATTGAGGAGATGAAGGACATTGTGATAGTTGCTGCCACCAACCGTCCGGATATCATCGATCCTGCACTCTTAAGGCCGGGACGCTTTGACAGGCTCATCTATGTCAAGTCACCTGAGAAAGAGGAACGTAACCGGATATTCAATATTCATCTTGAAGGAAAACCACTTTCTGAAGACATCAGCATTTCCGAACTTGCTGATATGGCAGAAGGCTATGTCGGTGCAGATATCCAGGCCGTCTGCAGGGAAGCTGCAATGATGGCATTGAGGGAGAATATCAGGCCGAAGATGACAAAAGAAGAAGTACATGAAGCAGCTTCAGGGATTGTGCTTCAAAGATCCCATTTCAGGAAAGCGCTATCACGTGTCAGGCCATCCACATCGGGCAGTGAGATGGAAATTTATGTGGAAACCGCCCGTATGTTCTCAAGGTCTCCGACGTCTGAAGATAGCAGTAACTGA
- a CDS encoding HisA/HisF-related TIM barrel protein gives MFRTVFVFDVYNHNAVHAQGGDRRKYRPVHESSSICTTSDPVEIVRDLKPGEVYIADLNRLQGQGSPGINFDVIRGVSAQAETMLDAGISSFEEVRSVIELAAHPVLGTETASLDTISKIASEYPSRVNVSIDKKDGSILSSDPSMPADPFEIVEVLNGLDINDVIFLDMDMVGTSAGFDAQFLSLIADVCEHDVLLGGGVRGSEDIRQLEDIGIKGALVATALHNGSIPVTMLQ, from the coding sequence ATGTTTCGAACTGTGTTTGTATTTGATGTATATAACCATAATGCTGTCCATGCACAGGGTGGGGACCGCCGGAAGTACCGTCCGGTACATGAGTCCAGCTCCATATGCACGACATCGGACCCTGTGGAGATCGTCCGGGACCTGAAGCCCGGAGAGGTTTATATTGCAGACCTTAATCGCCTTCAAGGTCAGGGATCACCTGGTATCAACTTTGATGTTATCAGGGGTGTTTCAGCACAGGCTGAGACCATGCTGGATGCAGGGATCTCTTCTTTCGAGGAAGTTCGATCCGTAATAGAACTTGCAGCACATCCGGTACTTGGTACTGAGACCGCTTCCCTGGACACTATCTCGAAGATAGCTTCGGAGTATCCTTCCAGGGTCAATGTGAGCATCGACAAGAAAGATGGTTCCATACTTTCATCCGATCCTTCAATGCCCGCTGATCCATTCGAGATCGTAGAGGTTCTTAACGGGCTTGATATCAATGATGTGATTTTCCTTGACATGGATATGGTAGGTACCTCGGCAGGCTTCGATGCACAATTCTTAAGTCTTATAGCGGATGTTTGTGAACACGACGTCCTTCTTGGCGGAGGCGTAAGGGGTTCAGAGGATATCAGGCAGCTTGAGGATATAGGTATCAAAGGTGCACTGGTGGCCACGGCCCTGCATAATGGTTCGATCCCTGTTACAATGTTACAATAA
- a CDS encoding methanogenesis marker 14 protein produces MAHKPRFAANPGVRLLDLKSSSKPFFIVASVEVGNTTTKCILTATNMDEGKTYHVTKTVRMTRDVRPPKADETVFGKTLNGVELTRESVAELVKDTLVEAVKQAHLDIEKDVNFVVRSTGVVAGFDAPEEVGEFIKALAEGCLLAGVPPKNMTPPMNVENLPEKFQKHTKLDKVFFDGAVASVLPPTGATGVEIVANEMEGELATAGIKEGAKWVDVDFRNPCLSMDFGTTLDGRIISPDEPYAKTIGNFCGYAGAIPDALIKGTETVDSKLGTALDVFKDIHTDRLTLMLKGKKIKEYADKVLDYIIIEKVPESRNRYGSVPVNPKAAKDIGVVLIGCDVGENGSDMDKLSILGGEIYKKFGLKVLFAVIDEVMAQVIYRLVKVAKDEGLVYPETAIGITGRAGISGDKAKLALKYMEELGMNSKIEENVVFVDDGLARGAAVMARCMNSLGTTFNPLGGHRGGKCILGHRMKLQNK; encoded by the coding sequence ATGGCACATAAACCAAGATTCGCAGCAAATCCCGGGGTCAGGCTCCTTGACCTGAAATCAAGCTCAAAACCTTTCTTCATCGTAGCTTCCGTGGAAGTCGGTAACACCACAACAAAGTGTATCCTGACAGCCACCAATATGGATGAAGGAAAGACGTACCACGTCACAAAGACGGTCAGGATGACAAGAGATGTCAGACCTCCAAAGGCCGATGAAACGGTCTTTGGAAAGACCCTCAACGGCGTAGAACTGACACGTGAATCCGTGGCCGAACTTGTTAAGGATACACTTGTGGAAGCTGTGAAACAGGCTCACCTTGACATCGAAAAGGACGTGAACTTTGTTGTTCGCTCAACTGGAGTTGTTGCCGGATTTGATGCACCCGAAGAAGTAGGTGAGTTCATCAAGGCACTTGCAGAAGGATGCCTGCTTGCAGGAGTACCACCAAAGAACATGACACCACCTATGAACGTGGAAAACCTTCCTGAGAAATTCCAGAAGCACACCAAGCTCGACAAGGTCTTCTTTGACGGAGCCGTCGCCAGTGTTCTGCCACCTACCGGTGCCACAGGTGTTGAGATCGTTGCCAATGAAATGGAAGGAGAACTTGCCACCGCCGGTATCAAGGAAGGTGCCAAATGGGTGGATGTTGATTTCCGTAACCCATGTCTTTCCATGGACTTCGGAACAACCCTTGACGGAAGAATCATCAGCCCTGATGAACCCTACGCAAAGACCATTGGAAACTTCTGCGGATATGCAGGAGCAATACCCGATGCTCTGATCAAAGGTACGGAAACTGTTGACAGCAAGCTTGGTACTGCCCTGGATGTCTTTAAGGATATACACACCGACAGGCTCACGCTGATGCTCAAGGGCAAGAAGATAAAAGAATACGCAGACAAGGTCCTCGATTATATCATCATAGAAAAAGTACCGGAAAGCCGGAACAGGTATGGTAGCGTCCCTGTAAACCCAAAGGCTGCAAAAGACATCGGAGTTGTGCTTATCGGATGCGATGTAGGTGAGAATGGCTCTGATATGGACAAGCTTTCAATATTAGGTGGCGAGATCTACAAAAAATTCGGTCTCAAAGTGCTTTTCGCAGTGATAGATGAGGTTATGGCCCAGGTGATCTACCGTCTGGTGAAGGTTGCAAAAGATGAAGGACTTGTCTATCCTGAGACAGCTATCGGTATCACCGGGCGTGCAGGTATCAGTGGTGACAAGGCCAAACTGGCATTGAAGTACATGGAAGAGCTCGGCATGAACAGCAAGATCGAGGAGAATGTTGTTTTCGTGGATGACGGTCTTGCAAGAGGAGCTGCTGTCATGGCCAGATGTATGAACTCCCTGGGAACCACTTTCAACCCACTTGGAGGTCATCGTGGAGGAAAGTGTATCCTCGGACACCGTATGAAACTTCAGAACAAATGA
- a CDS encoding geranylgeranylglycerol-phosphate geranylgeranyltransferase yields MRSYLELMRAGNCAMAAFAALVGVMIAFNILSSAGSSTLFSFYDTALVFLIVFFVTGAGNGLNDYFDIDIDTVNKPSRPIPSGRISLSSALYFSLMLFGAGVAMAFLVNVLCGIIALLNSIVLILYAKSLKRTPFFGNASVGYLTGSTFLFGGAVFGMEGLQAVGILFLLATLATIAREIVKDIEDVEGDKKEGARTLPILIGSKKASYVAAAFGFIAMLASPVPYLQSILNERYLFVVAIADIFFLIAVYQILGKNDAARSSKLFKFAMLFALVSFIVGA; encoded by the coding sequence ATGCGATCCTATCTAGAGCTGATGCGTGCCGGCAATTGTGCAATGGCAGCCTTTGCAGCACTGGTCGGCGTCATGATAGCGTTCAACATTCTCTCATCGGCAGGTTCATCCACATTATTTTCATTTTATGATACTGCTCTTGTATTCCTCATCGTCTTTTTCGTGACAGGTGCCGGTAACGGGCTTAACGACTATTTCGACATCGATATTGACACGGTCAACAAACCCTCAAGACCTATCCCCTCCGGCAGGATCTCCTTGAGCAGTGCCCTGTACTTTTCACTCATGCTTTTTGGTGCAGGGGTCGCAATGGCATTTCTCGTAAATGTCCTCTGCGGGATCATTGCATTGCTCAACTCAATTGTTTTAATACTCTATGCAAAGAGCCTGAAACGCACTCCCTTTTTCGGGAACGCTTCAGTGGGATACCTCACGGGTTCCACGTTCCTTTTCGGTGGAGCGGTTTTCGGGATGGAAGGTCTTCAGGCAGTGGGCATTCTTTTCCTGCTGGCAACTCTTGCTACAATTGCCCGCGAGATCGTAAAGGACATCGAGGATGTTGAAGGTGACAAAAAAGAAGGAGCAAGGACATTACCGATCCTGATAGGATCAAAGAAAGCATCCTACGTGGCTGCAGCTTTTGGTTTTATTGCCATGCTCGCAAGCCCTGTCCCGTATCTCCAATCGATATTGAATGAGAGATATCTCTTCGTGGTGGCAATTGCAGACATATTTTTCCTCATAGCTGTCTACCAGATACTTGGAAAGAATGATGCTGCACGCTCTTCAAAACTGTTCAAGTTTGCAATGCTCTTCGCACTGGTCTCGTTCATTGTTGGAGCCTGA
- a CDS encoding (5-formylfuran-3-yl)methyl phosphate synthase, which yields MKLLVSPINTEEAMSALNGGADVIDIKNPKEGSLGANFPWVIRDVKDAIEGKRPISAALGDFNFKPGTAALAAYGAASAGATYVKVGLYDVKTEEQAFEMMTGIAESVKGMNVKVVACGYSDYERIDSIDPKLLPAIGEKAGVDLVMVDTGVKDGRSTFEFMNEDDLIEFVNDAHSRGLETAIAGTIKFDDIPALKRIQPTIIGVRGIVCGGDRSTTIRQELVEKLKSEI from the coding sequence ATGAAATTACTGGTAAGTCCAATTAATACTGAAGAAGCAATGTCTGCACTCAATGGCGGAGCAGATGTAATTGATATCAAGAATCCAAAGGAAGGTTCACTGGGTGCTAATTTCCCATGGGTCATCAGGGATGTGAAGGATGCGATAGAGGGCAAAAGACCTATCAGCGCCGCACTCGGTGACTTCAACTTCAAGCCAGGTACCGCAGCACTTGCTGCATACGGAGCTGCATCTGCTGGTGCAACCTATGTGAAGGTCGGACTCTACGACGTAAAGACCGAAGAGCAGGCATTTGAAATGATGACAGGTATCGCCGAATCTGTAAAGGGAATGAACGTTAAGGTCGTTGCCTGCGGATATTCCGACTACGAGCGTATCGATTCCATCGATCCAAAACTTCTCCCTGCTATCGGAGAAAAAGCAGGTGTTGACCTTGTAATGGTCGACACAGGTGTCAAAGACGGTCGTTCCACCTTCGAGTTCATGAACGAGGATGACCTCATCGAGTTCGTTAATGATGCACACTCCCGCGGACTTGAGACCGCAATTGCAGGTACCATTAAGTTCGATGACATTCCTGCATTGAAGCGCATCCAGCCTACCATTATTGGTGTTCGTGGAATTGTCTGTGGCGGAGACCGCAGCACTACGATCAGACAGGAACTTGTTGAGAAATTAAAGAGTGAGATCTGA
- a CDS encoding RNA ligase partner protein, whose amino-acid sequence MMGIDELCEGMRAILELIAEARLHLQISCYVPFPSVYKELHEFAKNNDCDAEVIAKIDTWLVKKAPDRHEVKIPSHIFHEYVAYMRERINKGMNVAEEAIREASVQCLSVNPETDAGYDVDNVIDRELVGGIVGKFRNKYRSALRYGILDSAPDIDVLLLAKELDAAVVASDYGIQKWAEQLGVRYVPATTFPMMLQEYLKHTPSGSNGNDKGKK is encoded by the coding sequence ATGATGGGGATCGATGAACTTTGTGAGGGGATGCGTGCAATACTGGAACTGATAGCTGAAGCAAGACTGCATCTGCAGATCAGCTGTTATGTCCCGTTCCCATCCGTATACAAGGAACTCCATGAGTTCGCAAAGAACAACGACTGTGATGCGGAGGTCATTGCAAAAATAGATACCTGGCTTGTCAAAAAAGCACCTGACAGGCATGAGGTGAAGATACCATCCCATATTTTCCACGAATATGTAGCATACATGCGCGAGCGTATCAATAAAGGTATGAACGTGGCTGAAGAAGCCATCAGGGAGGCATCCGTTCAGTGCCTTTCGGTAAATCCGGAAACTGATGCCGGATATGATGTGGATAACGTCATAGACCGTGAGCTTGTTGGGGGAATTGTAGGAAAGTTCAGGAACAAGTACCGTTCAGCCCTGCGCTATGGTATCCTTGACAGTGCCCCGGACATTGATGTCCTGTTGCTTGCAAAGGAACTGGACGCTGCGGTTGTGGCAAGCGACTACGGGATACAGAAATGGGCAGAGCAGCTTGGAGTCCGGTACGTACCTGCAACAACGTTCCCCATGATGCTTCAGGAATACCTCAAGCACACACCTTCAGGTAGTAACGGGAACGACAAAGGCAAAAAGTGA